Below is a genomic region from Amphiura filiformis chromosome 19, Afil_fr2py, whole genome shotgun sequence.
AATGTGCTTTTTACCGCCCCTGGAATCTTGTATCtactataccttttctgaatccttatgactagaggaataatttgatatatagtTAAAAATGattgaagcaattttgaaatttgacccctgtatgaccttttcccgccaaaactctTTCTATCAAGTATATTTCATTATACTTTTTGCATGCTATTCAGGGGATGGAACATCTCTAAAAATCATAgcaatgaaaaaaattatgttgcatTTTCAACAACCCAGATAACATAGTGTCTATAGTCTATGTcttgaaaatatttatattacTGTCCTGAAAATATCTATGAAACGCCCATGCCCAAGGTGGACCGGACGTCCAATAAAGGATATTCGTTCAAAATAGTTTAatgagataattttttttttcacacgcTAAAACTACAGATTGTCAAGATTTCATTAAGAATCTCCTTCAGCCAGATCCCAGAGCACGCCCGTCAGTACGAGATGTCATGTCCCACCCATGGCTAGCCGAAACACGGCCTGCGTCACCCAGACCACGGACTGCAACGCCTCCTACAAACGGTCGTATGAGTCGCATGGACGTGGACACCGATATTGTCGATTACATTTGGAACACCTACGGTATCCAACCGAGTCACGTATCCAATTCTGTCATATGCAAAAGAGCTGATGAATATTCAGCGATATACTATCTTCTGATCAGGAAAAGAGATCGAGAGGATGTGAAGATTTTACAGAAGGGGTTAGAAGAACCGGGAAGACGCGAAGGGCCCAACTTGAGTAAGAGTGACGAGTGTACGAAGGACGCGCGCCATGCACACGGGACCAAAGAAGAAAACAAGGACAAAGCAGTTTTGGCTGAAATGGTAAGTTCACTTGAAAGTATACACTAAACGGGATGATCAGTAAGCACTCTTTAAATCCACGAGCCTTTATAGACGCATTGATGTTACAGCAGTTATTCTACAAGTTTTTCgtaaatttgtatgattttttcCATATAGCTGGACAAATTTAAGAATACAGAATTTCACTTCATATCTGTATCAAAACGTTAAAAGAATGTATTAATTCACAACTGCGTAAGCCGCATCACCAATCATCTACCCCCTACGTAGCGTCTATAGGGGGAGGGGGAACCgatcatgattgggggcacctGTTTGCCGGCActtttcctttttggattttctaaattttcaaaccGATTGGGACACATTCCCCCGTGCcccatgacgctacgccactaccCCCACCCCACACCATGACACGCATCCCACGTTCACCTCCACTCATACCTGGCACTCATCAGGACTTACCAGGCCTTCACCTACAGCCTTGCCCACCGATTATGTCCAAGCGCGTTTCTTTGAAGGAGGATCAGATTTCCAGACAAAAGATATAGATATGCACAAGACCAACCACATGAGCAGGTACCGGTATGCATCCCTTTCCCTTCCATTCTCGGGACCATGAGGACTGAGCCTTACTCTATCGACTGAGACTTTTAACTTAATTAACTCAGTGCGTTACATTCTCAATGCTACTGGTACGATATTGGTTTATCATGTTTGTTTGAAAGTGTTCACTTTAATACAATGTATCTCCATTGTTTTTACCATTCACAGACGGCGCTTCAACTAGCTGGTCGGAAACACGGAAGCTTACATTTCAAGGTAACAACACTTGCTTTGGCTGAAGATTCGGAAGAAGCTGATTCGCAGGCGATAACACTCGGCGATCATTCTGATGGCGAGAAACCTAAAGAGGTAGAAGTGTGCGATCATGTTGATAAGAACAATAACCTTGTTTCTGTGGAAACACAAGGTGAAAGGGCGAACAACAGAGAAGTGGGGAAGAAACCACAAAAGACCGGTGGTCACCATCGTAGGCCTGGTGAAAGCTCTCCTAAACATGACCAGATTTCGCGTAACCATGGTAATAGTCCTCGTAACCATCCACCCACAGCAACGTCTGAATCATCTGGCATGAGCGAATTGCACAaatatcccaccgctgccaccaatgATAAAGACAAAGCTAAACATATCAGAGAGGCATTCACCTCTACAAAGACAAGCGCCATTGCAAAACGTCAGATAGAATGCAGGGCTAGCGATGTCAAGACGGGACCTTTTCATAGGCAGCCACGCAAAGTACCGCGCCATTCTCTCAACAGTAAAGACTCGGCGAACAAATTAGTGAACTGCGCTCACAAAGTGAATCTCACTTTTCGGCAATCTGATCCAGGGTCTAAGGAAAGTTTTGTGGAGCATTTCAACTACAGGCGCCGGAAATGTGACACATTGGGTGTGTACACAAGCGGTCATAGTGTCATAAGGGTAAATCTTACTCCGATTTACTCCCCTGTCAAAGCGCCGCGACGATCCAGACAGCACGAACACAAGAAGCCCCTTGACAGAAACCTGGACACCAGCATAACCATTAAAAACCAGGGAACATTTACACCACGGGAGGCAAGACTCTCCAAGCTTATTGAAGAAGTCCAAACAGTAAATGCCCCAACGCCGCCCGAATTTGATACCGTTGATGTTGCAGCTTTGTCAAAAGCGCAGAAAGTCGCAATGGCAACTTTCCGCAAGACACGTACTCAGAGACAGAAAATCGTACCACCCGAGTTTCAGAAATTGGAGAGTACTCGCAGAGTAAAGGTTGCCAAAAGAAAGAGTATCGAAGTCACTCCGACTGGGAGATTCGAACACCAAAAAACTAAGTTGTCGTCAACAACTCAGAATCGACCTTCGAATACTTACCAAAATGCACTGAGCGCCATGTCAAATAAAGGTCCAACTCGACAACATCGTCGGAGGAAACTAAGCATGGAGGAGACGTTGGAGAGATACAGAAGCAGGAATCCTGCAAGGTCTCCGTGTATGTGCCAAGAAGAGGCGGTGGACAAGTCGCGGAATGCACCGTCTGAGGATGGTATTGAGATGATGAAAAATAGAGCTAGCACATTGCCTGACATAGCGCCACCTCTTGTTGCGATCTCACCAAAACCTAAGCCGTTGGGTGCTAAAAATAAACCATGTCATGAGAACTCGCGTACTGTTTAAGGTTATCTCAATTTGTTATCACGGAAAAGATTGTTTCCTGGTTTTTTGGCAAACTggaattaattacttaattaaaggcccattcagtgatttgcttattcAGAAAATCATCAAGATTCAGGGTTTTTTTGCACATATGGTAGTAGCATGTCAACAAAGCCTGCAAGTGATGGTTAAGCCGAAAGTTAACtgcaaaataggacattttacatgaaaagtAATTTAAGTATAGAAATTAGTTACATATATTTTAATCGggattcaactttgtcaatactgctgttatCCTGTTCTTATTAAACAATTGTAATGACTTACCCTTCACTGTTAagtaatttataattttaatttttaacttTCGCTTGGATcattgaatgggtctttaaaggaAGACTGGACCTACATCTTAGACGTATGGAGATTCAATTTCAAAATGGGAATTTAAAATTAATTCTTTAGGccgtatgatttttttttttttggttctcgtccactCTCGCCCCAATTTTTGGGATAGtcagattttatttatttatttatttatttatttatttatttatttatttattatttgtttatttattatttgtttgtttacttattgATTTATTAAGGATCActtgcaaatatttaatttttgtagttctcattgtgatttttttagatttttatttatttatttatttatttatttatttatttatttatttatttatttatttatttattatttatttatttatttacttacttacttatttattatttgtttatttattatttgtttgtttacttattaatttattaaggatcacttgcaaatatttaatttttgtagtTCTCATTCATTTTATGTGGCCTTAAAATGGAATAGGCCTACACAGAATTAAGAGTAAGCGATTCAAAACTTTCAAGTCCAAATAAGTACCTAATGTGTAAATATCCATGATTGAAATGCCAGAATTATTTTATGAATGCTATAATTATTTGCATTCCAGTTGATTTCACTTATGACAATAACGGGAATACCAAACTTGGTAATATTTATTTTGTGGCAGCCAACAACGAAcaaatttaaaggcccattcagtgattccagccagtgtaacaaaattaaaattgtttataaattacctAAAAGGAAGTGAGAGTCATTCAGATTGTCATTAGGtattatttaaatgaaactttaattttggcaaaaaatgaatttaaaaaaatgaagaaaacagcagtattggcaaagttgaagccccatgtGTCTCCTATTGTTTTTGTTATGCGGGTTTCAGCTTAACTATTAGCAGGCTTACGTTATAGCACATCTACGACAGTAACAAAGTTGCCAAaccctgaattttgatgatttttacgatcctcccaatgagcaaatcactgaatgggcctttaacttcaGAACAATACGGCTGAATTCCAGAGCATTATCGTCATAGGAAATGAACAATACCAAGTTCATGGCTACGGTATAACAACAGTTGATATTAACTGTGAACCGTAAGTTTCCTTATTCGGTCATAGTCCTGTGTTTGGAACTTTATGCATGACCGAGCTCGATATATATGAAAGGATCCAGAACCTGCAGGTTCAGGTTAAATTTACAGTTTTTTACTAGCAGTATTGTGGATAGCAAATTCGAGTTACATAATTGTGAActttaacaagaaatgtctttaaaaagacaacgccatggatgaagatcatgtttcataattttgcattgcaagtacttggaaagctagtaaatttgaatgtttggcacaactaaccgggtgcgaaatattggcatttattggtaaataccaccaatgacatactaggaaatactcaaaattttcatgtcgaaagctaaattggaaaatgtgtgctaaattggtctacatttaattcatacttgtaacaaacggctcaattgaaatcacatcctctgagttttacaacaattcagataaccttaagaatgtttgctgcttaattaagggatttcatatcaaccacatttcatgacaatccaattatctattatcagtaactgttaaccttgatattgaagcatggtaattaatttcagatatatttattcgcaatgtatagtttactggtagttacaatcacatcataaggccactaacagtcaattttgagtttccgtcacataatttctgaaaacaagtgaggtaactttttcattattcattatttttctgcctttcgttatatgactaacacgaatgtaaaatgtgttgttatttgccactcactcacttgaagatggatgtttagccctaatgagattcaaaagtatattaaaaatagtcacaataatgaattcaaatgagggtcagaaaatgaagtgagggcggtgacgggaaactcaaaatcgactttcattggcctaatcaaaaagactgatttctcaatcccagggattcccggttgctctacacgtaccaaaaatgtataaaaccaaagccactatctaccccaattactggtaccccccccccctcgacgactagtgtccctcccaacatcaattagtgttggtagtagtgcactatttatacccagctctggtcagatcagggaatggtcagataatgctcattattattgtttaattagtggtcacactttacttgtcaatgtttgttgacagcttatcagtagtcagatcagcaggggtgcaattgtatcctttttcatagagcaaaagtgttcaaaatgttctaaaaaccttatttctgaacggattttaatcgttaacaaagcaaaatgtatgtttaatatattaattatttcattaatagcaatttcctaagtttccatccataaataaccacagagcattatctgtttacaaaataagtgtttattttcaattagccatcttatcagtaaaactgataggaggccaaattatagtcaaatcaattagccatcttatcagtaaaactgataggaggccaaattatagtcaaaaaacagattcttcgtctggtagtcccggcaacccagtctaaaagtggctcagttgtaaacatatacacaacacaaaccgactgtgaaggagcctatatgcacgtaaacaactttctagtacatgtataataaaatccgtttttgagtataataaagaaagtcatgcattggcaacatgaaggaaatacctattgctaacttggtaaaatgcatactcgtagcccaatcttgtacatcatagcacccagtttgggtttgtagtttcgaaatgttgcaattaaacataagttctttcaaatatgaaacgctaaaacacaaatctagaacaaacaatcattatatttagaaagatatagcaaactttccatgatagagattggacccaagacaaagtacacccaaattaggtgacaattcggaattaagccatggctggaaaaaaataaataaaaaagaatacaTTGTGTacatacccgcgcttcgcgcgggtccccgctagatgggagcgttcactataagaggaataattactgaacaggtagaatcattgaaaaggtacattttatttatctgttcacccgttatcataatcccgtgacccgtccatatacctttttgtcctttatttttccttcgtattatcatgtccactggtctctggctcgctagtcgcgtggctctgcgccgtttacgcgcgaattggcgtagtgcgcattacgcacgcggcgccgacgcgctgtctgccagctgcagtgacgcgtaggctgacaaccgattttcataacaaaaaccccgtttttacccatattttcactgtttttgcagccaattcttgaccgttttcaaccaaataaagtttaaacacgttcccgtatattcatcgatctcccgtatgatttcgcgacatttggatcgaaactgacggagcctttatgtgcccacatagatagatacatacatacatacaacattcccctatttatagtaagatgatcttcatccatggcgttgtctttttaaagacatttcttgttaaatCTGTGTATAATACCGTAGGCTAATACCAGTGTACCAGACTGTATATTTCAAAACACTTAAATACCGTACCAAacaaatgttggattataaacggtataaaacgttttaataacattcagaaaatattttcgaAAACTCGAtggaaacattttaacataatcagtgataaatttataattttataaagtgttgacaaaatattttgctttgcacaaatgtttgctaaaaatattttgcaataccagattgacaacattttaacatgttgttttttcatataaaaagttttaaaaatgttttcatgatatttaaattttattaaaacggTTTGACCAAAATCAAACACATtggtgtgtttgctgggtagccagATTAAAAGCTGCACAGTCGTGTAGACACAAAACTGTATTATTATTACGTTTGATATGAAAATGGTATGACACAAAATGTATTCCATTTGCCGAAGGTGTTTCGTTTGAAGATTGATCTGAAGACTATCATGGCTATTATTATAATGCCGTAGGCCTATCCAGACACGCAGGCGAGTGCGGGGGTGCGGCCTCCTCCCCACCACCTCTTCCCTGGAAAGTTCCATATTTTCAAAATCCACCCCAAacaaaatgggggtggggtgggggtgaggctgtcactgcaaaaacaagtgtttatatttaaacaccatattgtgtttatcagagcaacacttaataaacacataattcatgttaatggtctaacactaatgttaatttttctaacactaatgttcataaattaacacttggtgttatattacaaacattagtgtttgtaatataacaccaagtgttaatttatgaacattagtgttagaccattaacatgaattatgtgtttattaagtgttgctctgataaacacaatatggtgtttaaatataaacacttgtttttgcagtgtgatgtggatcacgaaatgcccttttaatagatCGTAACATTTACCTTATGGGTATAAAGAAAGTCAGTATTCTCCGAGTCCGCGTGACACATCCCATTATTGAAGAACTCGCCTTCCCCCTCTCACCGGCCATGTGTGCACCAGAGGTGTGTGCactatgttcattggcggcgctacaAGGGAGGTTGAAACCCGGGATGGAAATCCCCCCTCAGTCAGAACTCCCccaagtaaaaacccaaaattacgattgctcacaaaccccccccccccttcccccaaaaatTCCTGGCGCAGCCACTGCCAAAAAAAACGGGATCTTTTTTATAGATCGTTATTATTttaaaacacacaacaaggtaCCGGTAATCAAACAAGTAGAGAGTTAAATGattattaaccccctggacactactggccatctaacagcatttctgattggttgataacttgaaatgctcatttcatttgacaattatgactaggctttaaactatttatggtcaaacttgcatttgcagaagatcttattaataccctccttgattggttcaaaattggacacaattcaGTTTGACCAATCGGATggtagttctcattgggttaaTAATTTTGCTTAGAAAATATTATCGATACACAAACGTAAAATTTACTGTCTACAGCAAATCAACTGCTCGGTGCTAGAAGTtgttaagtgcaatagctgccctgtaaacatatggcaatttacacacagcatattgtactcatctacacatggcagctacacatggcagctgttGCACCtaaccacttctggcactgagcagtcaaaatatgtagctttatttattatattagcTTGATGTACATTAACGTTTTGACCAATAACAACTTATTAGataatacaaaaatattggtTATTTAACATCGAAAAATATCCATACACAAACGTACAATTTactgttttacagaaaatatgaGACTTTACTAATCATCTTTCCTGTGTAATAACAATTTGACCACAGAACTGTACAGAAGTgcattatacgctggcgaagttacgtaataaagcggattaaataccatagcaatatgtgaaaataattttgaatatatcgcgctgcactacaagcaggttaaacTCATGAcccgtgtatgtctgcaatcaaatattgaatacaataccggtcttttcaaagatactaatcttacaagtgcgagtgatcagcatgacatggttcaatgcagaggtacagcGTGAATGTACCAGTGCAGCGTGgtaaattcaaaaattgttttcacctattgctatggtagttaatccgataattacataacttcgccagcgtatatctaCTAAAATAtcttttgaaatacaaaattcttGCTTatcttactttaaaaaaatatcaaaaaagggTCAACTGTTTTACtgttttaaataaattaattgactgtatcAATATCATCTTGccgtaaaatataattattatgagtTGACCACCGCATTGTTACACCACAGAAGTACTGTACGCCTATAGTAGTACTGAAATACTTTTGATTTTAACATCTTGATTTTTGCATACGGATGATACCAGATTACTATAATCCGTTCCTACACTGTTTGAATTATGGGTAAAAAACCAATTGGGTAAAACATTTGAACCAACAATTGGGTTATTTGCAGTAATTCATCCAACTTTGGGTAAAAGTTTACTCAACCTATATTAGGTTTGTTCATGTGGCACCGTACCCAACGGTTGGCTAAAATGACACTTTTACCCAAAGGGTAACTCAAGTTGGGTAACAGTGCCGTAGAACCCAACCGTTGCGGGGTACCATATGAACCACTCTAATGGGATTTTTAACCCATTGTTGGGGAATTACTGAATATAACCGGATGTTGAGTAAAATGTTTTGCCCAACTGGTGTTTTTCCCAGTGTTCTAATATCGTATTGGCTAGCGCTAATTAACGAACAACCACAAGTTTCGTGATTCACCAACAAAAAGTCGGCATAATACAAAGGGACGGTTACTAGTTATATGGATTCATCAGTATGTGAAATTTTTGATCACGCACACCACACATACCCTAACGCATCCCTGATATCCTCTATGTGTAAACATCCGGGATAAACAGTAATACCCGACTGACATGAGGTCATCAAGCGCTCGGCCACCTTACCCTCATGGCCATCATGGTCATAGTGAGGAAGGTAAAGTTAAAGTATTATAAGCCTCGTCCAAATCTGTCAAATCAGAAAGGTTATCTAACCTTCCGCATACTTATCAAGAAATCGAAGGAAATATGGGAACACGTCCGTGGCTGCAtttttacccataatgcaatCGATATGCCCGTAGTCCGGGACAACAAACCTCTCATAATTCTGACCCGGATGTGCTTCTGCAACTCGTTGTAGCGCTCTCGCTGTTGACGCCTGGTCAAAAGCTTTATTCTTCTCTCCACTACAAAACTGAATTGGAATATCCATATATGCTATCTTATCTTTATATTCCTGTGATTTCAGGCCCTTTTTGAAGTCGGGAAGATACGTGTCCTTTCCTTCGTCATTTACGAGATGCTCTTTGGCGAAGCATAGCGCGAAATGTTTCAGAAGCTTTGCATCCCCGTAACCGAACAGTTCATGCAAAGTCTCGTGGGTCGCACTGTTGAAATTACAGTGCTCGTAGAGAAGCCCATACAAGAAGGTAATCCTATGACAAACATGATTGTCGCAATGCTGGTCAAAAGCAGTGGTAACATCAGCCGTACCCTCAAAAAATTGATCCAAGATCTTCCCCATCCAATTCTGTTCTGAATCTGTGTAGGCCGTGAGTCCCTCCACTCCGATACCGTAAAGAATCTGCGGTAACTTCAGGTGTGCCTTAAACCAGTTGAGTCTGGTAGGCACATTGACGAACCCTGACTGAGATATGATCAAATTTCGGACTTTTCCATGCAGTTTACCCGCCAAAATCGACGCACACGTGATCGCTGCGCCTGCGCAGTGAGCTAATATCTGTATATTCTTCTGATTGGTGACGGCGAGTATTTTCTTCACACCGGCTGGTACGTCATATTCTGCACATAAATCGATGGTGGTCTTATCATTGGCAGACGGTAACATAATCGAAGCGCGCCATTCCAGCAGCCAAACGTCATATTCTTCCGCGAAAAGAAACTCCACCAAGTTGGTGTCTACTGTGTCGAGAGAAAATATCTTGGAAGAGACTCCCATTCCGTGCACAAGCATCACAGGGCCTTTGGAGCCCCCTTGGTATCGCGTAAGGTACAGTTCCACACCGTCCTCAGTCTCGATCGGATAAACTTTCGCTTCTGTGCCATTCAACTTTAGAGGGCGTTTTTCTCTAGGTGGCGCTGTTGGATCAAATGGTGTACACCCGGATGTAAATGCTCCATAGATTTGCCACATGTTGCCCATAAAGAATGTGCAGAATTTGGTCTTCCATTTCAGTCGTTCCAATTTGCCCGATGTATGCGTGACTTCAATAGTGGAAAGCTTCTTCACGATGTCTCCGCCTCTGATCTGCAACTTTGCCTTCCCAATTTCATCACCATCCTCACTTTCTCCTTTATACACAGATATCTCCAACCGCGTTGTGTCCTTCTTACCAATCTCAAATGCAGAATCCTTGTGAATCAGTTTGTGTCCCTTCAGGTAGTACACAGCACCTTCGGCGCTTGTTAAATTCATAGTGTAAGTCATTTCGCGCGATTGGACCTTATCTTCACTCAGCGAGAACATGGTGAAATACCCGTTAGATACAGTGAGAGGACACGATGAGAGGATCTCACAGGTGAGGTTTCCATGGACTCGGGCTTGATGAGTTTCATCCTCGTTTAGCATCTGTTCAACATCTTCACTTTCTATCGTGAGGATGACTTCACAGGGACCAGTGTTTTCTCCGATTGTCATCTGTCCTCCCAAGCGTTCGGTGAATCGGATACCAGGTCGTGCTCTGGTGGACTCCAAATCTGTGGATTCATAAAAATGCGTTTGTTATCAGATTATGAAGAGATCGGAGGGGTGCGGTAATATAATGCACTAAATCAAAGATTGAGGGCTCGGGACCTGAGAGCACTTcaagcacaccaaattacatgctgaatacgaggaatatcgttcagatatcaaataattcagatttttttaattcgcgatataatacaaattttatgacaaattattaaaaaaataaaataaagaagcaTACTATATTAATGAAATCATCATGATCAGTTTACATATCGACAGTGAATATTCAGTGGCTCCTATATTAGCGCCTATTATGaaatcataaaaattatacaaCTTCGAGCAATTTTTGAATTTCCATAATGTCGTAAAACCATGTTTTGTTTTATGCCCTTTAATGAGAGAAAATTAATTGCAAGTTAATATTTCATGATCACATAAAACCCTCTCCATTTGCAGATGGTTTCACTCTTCTCAAAATTTGTCTCATATTTAGTGGCACAAGTTAGTAACtcatttcaataataataatttaaaaatgaCCTGGAGCTTGTGGGGTACGGTATGAGTTTTTTATGTCATTCTATGAGTAAACCAAACATATTGGGGATAAACGTGTCCTGATGGTTGCGATTggactatcccagttgaaatccatacaccccctaaatgaatgaatgaatgaatgaatcttactaatccacacagggagtgtgaatttcaaatggggttacctgaatcggtgaatccatttgaaatctacaccccctgtgtgggagattaaggtagtgtcttccatagggggtgtatggatgtcatctggaatagcccattgctaatCCTAGCCCTAGCTCATTATTTTAACTGATGATATCTCCTATCGATGCATTCTATCATCTGATCATACTGGTAGTAACTGCACGGATATCGTTACAATTGTATGAGTACATTAAAATTTTAAGACTAATCTGGATCCATGTTCCATCTCGTTTCCTCAGGAAGCATTATTTTCCTGGTACATTTTTTCTTGACAGAAGATGATACCATTGGTTTCCTGGTATATCTTACTCGACTTGCTACAAAACGTTTATCTCTGACATTGATATTCGGAAATTCTTAGTCACCGGACATTGTTAAGCGTTGCAAGGTAATGCAAACCAAGACGATCGC
It encodes:
- the LOC140140493 gene encoding uncharacterized protein, whose product is MKKKTWDETGRYPHTKRVGPYLVGKILGEGSFAKVKEAIHSVIGEKVAIKVVDKKSIKDDVYLRKNMRREAAILQTLHHPHIVRLYEVMETDNNFYMVLELCTGGPLLDKICSEGKLTEETTKRFVRQMLSAIDHMHQAGVLHRDLKVENLLLDGTGNLKLIDFGLSNFLGSISRNGRIRADMQATQCGSPAYAAPEIIANKRYGAKVDVWSVGVNTFAMLTGTLPFIVEPFNIKVLLRKMVTKDMTQMPKHVSKDCQDFIKNLLQPDPRARPSVRDVMSHPWLAETRPASPRPRTATPPTNGRMSRMDVDTDIVDYIWNTYGIQPSHVSNSVICKRADEYSAIYYLLIRKRDREDVKILQKGLEEPGRREGPNLSKSDECTKDARHAHGTKEENKDKAVLAEMTALQLAGRKHGSLHFKVTTLALAEDSEEADSQAITLGDHSDGEKPKEVEVCDHVDKNNNLVSVETQGERANNREVGKKPQKTGGHHRRPGESSPKHDQISRNHGNSPRNHPPTATSESSGMSELHKYPTAATNDKDKAKHIREAFTSTKTSAIAKRQIECRASDVKTGPFHRQPRKVPRHSLNSKDSANKLVNCAHKVNLTFRQSDPGSKESFVEHFNYRRRKCDTLGVYTSGHSVIRVNLTPIYSPVKAPRRSRQHEHKKPLDRNLDTSITIKNQGTFTPREARLSKLIEEVQTVNAPTPPEFDTVDVAALSKAQKVAMATFRKTRTQRQKIVPPEFQKLESTRRVKVAKRKSIEVTPTGRFEHQKTKLSSTTQNRPSNTYQNALSAMSNKGPTRQHRRRKLSMEETLERYRSRNPARSPCMCQEEAVDKSRNAPSEDGIEMMKNRASTLPDIAPPLVAISPKPKPLGAKNKPCHENSRTV
- the LOC140141169 gene encoding uncharacterized protein isoform X2, which produces MNNTDKKRALDMLQPSVYPEKFPELPKMARMAKAAAHIADIESLDATKIFKRTPLLVNFNDKEKNSAGIPQPACISCGNCCGGCNTGAKNTLNMNYLPDAKAHGAKIFTQVEVRGVVKDPVSDGWRVHYVHHLRKQKSFKVKEQIVRANVVILGAGALGSTDILLKSQILGLELSPNLGKRFTTNGDAVGFSYNGESVVRHVGKPLVKIRKKPHKAPGPCVTSIIDMREQEGKTVDQCFVLEDGTPPSSTSLPYNIVIRFLESGKDTTSGDVQKTGRHVIGKGMKNTIAFLAVGHDPAAGELKLDEETDRVWVNYPNIGESENFERVRSTMEHATTSLKGTFIPNPYWAGLAAKMRDTKGIVTVHPLGGCGMGETGAGGVVNHAGQVFVGDSSEVHQGLYVLDGSVMPRSLGINPCLTISMVAERGMRLMAEERGWSIDFESSKVLDLESTRARPGIRFTERLGGQMTIGENTGPCEVILTIESEDVEQMLNEDETHQARVHGNLTCEILSSCPLTVSNGYFTMFSLSEDKVQSREMTYTMNLTSAEGAVYYLKGHKLIHKDSAFEIGKKDTTRLEISVYKGESEDGDEIGKAKLQIRGGDIVKKLSTIEVTHTSGKLERLKWKTKFCTFFMGNMWQIYGAFTSGCTPFDPTAPPREKRPLKLNGTEAKVYPIETEDGVELYLTRYQGGSKGPVMLVHGMGVSSKIFSLDTVDTNLVEFLFAEEYDVWLLEWRASIMLPSANDKTTIDLCAEYDVPAGVKKILAVTNQKNIQILAHCAGAAITCASILAGKLHGKVRNLIISQSGFVNVPTRLNWFKAHLKLPQILYGIGVEGLTAYTDSEQNWMGKILDQFFEGTADVTTAFDQHCDNHVCHRITFLYGLLYEHCNFNSATHETLHELFGYGDAKLLKHFALCFAKEHLVNDEGKDTYLPDFKKGLKSQEYKDKIAYMDIPIQFCSGEKNKAFDQASTARALQRVAEAHPGQNYERFVVPDYGHIDCIMGKNAATDVFPYFLRFLDKYAEG